The genome window ACAGGTTCAAAAAAACACATTGATTGCGCTTGCAGTATATATTGGTAAAACGCGATTGATTGATAATATTATTATTTCATAAAGATAAATTTATTCATGTCAAACCAATTTGCTACAGTCATCATGGCGGCCGGAAAAGGTACGCGGATGAAATCGGATCTTGCCAAAGTCCTGCATCCCATTATGGGCCAGCCGATGATCCATTACGTTATCGCGCTCGCCCGTGACATTGGCTGTCAACGCGTGATCGCGATTATCGGCCATCAGAAAGAACGCGTTCAGGAAGCTCTGAAAAATGAACATATCGAATTTGCTGTTCAGGAACCCCAGTTAGGCACCGGCCATGCCGTAATGCAGGCTGAACCGCTTTTGCAAGGTTATGACGGTCATGTGCTCGTTTTGTCCGGCGACGTACCCGTTTTAACGAGAACAACCATGCGTCAGATGATTGCCAAACATTTTGAACAAAAAGCTACGGCGACAGTTTTGACCGCGATGATGCCCGATCCGACCGGATACGGCCGTGTGGTCCGCAATCCCGACGGTTCCGTCAAAAAAAATGTTGAACATAAAGATGCGACAGAAGAGGAGCGGAAGATCAACGAGATCAACTCCGGGATTTATATGTTTAATACAACTGAATTATTCATTGCGTTGAAACGCATCAATTCTAACAACGCTCAAAATGAATA of bacterium contains these proteins:
- a CDS encoding NTP transferase domain-containing protein; translation: MSNQFATVIMAAGKGTRMKSDLAKVLHPIMGQPMIHYVIALARDIGCQRVIAIIGHQKERVQEALKNEHIEFAVQEPQLGTGHAVMQAEPLLQGYDGHVLVLSGDVPVLTRTTMRQMIAKHFEQKATATVLTAMMPDPTGYGRVVRNPDGSVKKNVEHKDATEEERKINEINSGIYMFNTTELFIALKRINSNNAQNEYYLPDVLKIFIDNGQKVIAHVTTDASEISGINTIEQLQAAETILKKQK